A single genomic interval of Nocardioides nitrophenolicus harbors:
- a CDS encoding ATP-dependent DNA ligase, with protein sequence MDLPVQPPVLPMLAKAVSGVPDPAKYDERGLSFEPKWDGFRCIVFRDGDEIELASRNTKPLTRYFPELVEAMRAELPQRCVLDGEIFVALDGADGKGRLQFEVLQERIHPAASRINLLAEQTPADFVAFDLLALGDDSYVDRPFAERRAALEQALGHLSADAGRCHLTRTSTDPAVAEEWFHQFEGAGLDGVVAKPLSAPYSPNARTMLKIKHERTADVVLAGYREHKTSTPENPLIGSLLLGLYDGGELQHIGVSASFTAARRAELWHELQPLVVPIEEHPWGRWQEFLVANPGRQPGTQSRWSQGKDLSFTPLRPERVIEVKYDAMEGRRFRHTAHFKRWRDDRDPESCGYDQLEQPVRYDLADVLGG encoded by the coding sequence GTGGACCTCCCCGTGCAGCCGCCCGTCCTGCCCATGCTCGCGAAGGCCGTGTCCGGCGTACCCGACCCGGCCAAGTACGACGAGCGCGGCCTGAGCTTCGAGCCCAAGTGGGACGGCTTCCGGTGCATCGTGTTCCGCGACGGCGACGAGATCGAGCTGGCCAGCCGCAACACCAAGCCGCTGACCCGCTACTTCCCCGAGCTGGTCGAGGCGATGCGCGCCGAGCTGCCGCAGCGGTGCGTGCTCGACGGGGAGATCTTCGTGGCGCTGGACGGCGCCGACGGGAAGGGGCGGCTGCAGTTCGAAGTGCTGCAGGAGCGGATCCATCCGGCGGCGTCGCGGATCAACCTGCTGGCCGAGCAGACGCCGGCCGACTTCGTCGCCTTCGACCTGCTCGCGCTGGGCGACGACTCGTACGTCGACCGCCCGTTCGCCGAGCGGCGCGCGGCGCTGGAGCAGGCGCTGGGCCACCTGAGCGCCGACGCCGGGCGCTGCCACCTGACCCGCACGAGCACCGACCCGGCGGTCGCCGAGGAGTGGTTCCACCAGTTCGAGGGCGCGGGCCTCGACGGGGTGGTGGCCAAGCCGCTGAGCGCGCCGTACTCCCCCAACGCCCGGACCATGCTCAAGATCAAGCACGAGCGCACGGCCGACGTGGTCCTCGCCGGCTACCGCGAGCACAAGACCAGCACCCCCGAGAACCCGCTCATCGGCAGCCTCCTCCTGGGTCTGTACGACGGCGGCGAGCTGCAGCACATCGGCGTCAGCGCGTCCTTCACCGCGGCCCGGCGGGCCGAGCTGTGGCACGAGCTGCAGCCGCTCGTCGTCCCGATCGAGGAGCACCCGTGGGGCCGCTGGCAGGAGTTCCTGGTGGCCAACCCGGGCCGCCAGCCCGGCACCCAGAGCCGGTGGAGCCAGGGCAAGGACCTGTCCTTCACCCCGCTGCGGCCCGAGCGCGTCATCGAGGTCAAGTACGACGCCATGGAGGGCCGCCGGTTCCGCCACACCGCCCATTTCAAGCGCTGGCGCGACGACCGCGACCCCGAGTCGTGCGGCTACGACCAGCTCGAGCAGCCGGTGCGCTACGACCTCGCGGACGTGCTCGGGGGCTGA
- the pdxY gene encoding pyridoxal kinase PdxY: MRILSIQSSVAYGHVGNSAAVFPLQRLGHEVWPVFTVHFSNHTGYGAWRGPLLDPADVADVITGIEERGALATCDAVLSGYQGSPAVAAVIVEAVRKVKAANPAATYTCDPVMGNARSGCFVNPEIPPIIRSSVVPVADILTPNQFELGFITGRDALSEPAPIEAVLEAADEVRALGPSTVLVTSVERLGAPADVIEMIAVTGDGAWIVQTPRLPMKANGSGDITAALFTAHLHTTGSASVALGRTVASVYDVLAATLESGERELRLIAAQDAIAVPDERFEVARLR; this comes from the coding sequence GTGCGGATCCTGTCCATCCAGTCCTCGGTCGCCTACGGCCATGTCGGCAACTCCGCGGCGGTCTTCCCGCTGCAGCGCCTCGGCCACGAGGTGTGGCCGGTGTTCACCGTCCACTTCTCCAACCACACCGGGTACGGCGCCTGGCGCGGCCCGCTGCTCGACCCGGCCGACGTCGCCGACGTGATCACCGGGATCGAGGAGCGCGGCGCGCTCGCGACCTGCGACGCCGTGCTCTCCGGCTACCAGGGCTCCCCCGCCGTGGCCGCCGTGATCGTCGAGGCGGTGCGCAAGGTCAAGGCGGCGAACCCGGCCGCGACGTACACCTGCGACCCGGTGATGGGCAACGCCAGGTCGGGCTGCTTCGTCAACCCCGAGATCCCGCCGATCATCCGCTCCTCGGTCGTCCCCGTCGCCGACATCCTGACCCCCAACCAGTTCGAGCTCGGCTTCATCACCGGGCGCGACGCGCTGTCCGAGCCGGCGCCGATCGAGGCGGTGCTGGAGGCCGCGGACGAGGTCCGCGCCCTCGGCCCCTCGACCGTCCTGGTCACCTCGGTCGAGCGGCTCGGCGCGCCCGCCGACGTCATCGAGATGATCGCCGTGACCGGCGACGGCGCCTGGATCGTGCAGACCCCCCGCCTGCCCATGAAGGCCAACGGCTCCGGCGACATCACCGCCGCGCTGTTCACCGCCCACCTCCACACCACCGGCTCGGCTTCGGTGGCATTGGGGCGGACCGTGGCGTCGGTCTACGACGTGCTCGCGGCGACGCTCGAGTCGGGTGAGCGGGAGCTCCGGCTGATCGCGGCGCAGGACGCGATCGCCGTGCCGGATGAGCGGTTCGAGGTCGCGCGGCTGCGCTGA
- a CDS encoding GMC family oxidoreductase gives MAKRARYSNEADYVVVGSGSSGSIVAGRLAQSGASVILIEAGKSDDKGMHGYFTKKPGMIGPMHSEPKLERLFDWGYRSVPQPGLDGRRMPAPRGKVVGGSSSVNGMVYVRGNRANYDSWAAEGNTGWDADSVNAAFKRYEDFEDGENAYRGAGGPIKITRNKTPQEGTLQFIQATADTLGVKVLDDYNAAEQEGIARMQQNTADGLRYSSSRGYVHHLAPRTLELQTEVHVAKVVIDNGRATGVEVIDQGKGGGTRRFIRAGKEVVLSAGFANTPQLLMLSGIGHADHLASVGIDCVADLPVGDNLHDHLFHPMSFHVPSVQFRGNAWTFFKGMAKDLTRGGSFLDNSVFESVGFVRTSAATDVPDLQLHMLPWAYPSPNQDEPIRHIPDGRPSLTVFSTLIYPKSRGTLRLASSDPTAAPLIDYGFFTDPADVEVLAEGTEMIREIMASAAFGGGVKEEIHPGPSIPNGKELRVALKNRSTSVYHGVGTCRMGVDERAVVTPDLKVRGIEGLRVADASIMPSITGGNTNAPCYMIGEKAAELILGGVRW, from the coding sequence ATGGCGAAGCGTGCGAGGTACAGCAACGAGGCCGACTACGTGGTGGTCGGTTCCGGCAGCTCCGGGTCGATCGTGGCCGGGCGGCTCGCCCAGTCCGGCGCGAGCGTGATCCTCATCGAGGCTGGCAAGTCCGACGACAAGGGCATGCACGGCTACTTCACCAAGAAGCCCGGCATGATCGGCCCGATGCATTCCGAGCCCAAGCTCGAGCGGCTCTTCGACTGGGGCTACCGCTCGGTGCCGCAGCCCGGCCTCGACGGACGCCGGATGCCCGCCCCGCGCGGCAAGGTGGTCGGCGGCTCCAGCTCGGTCAACGGCATGGTCTACGTGCGCGGCAACCGGGCCAACTACGACTCGTGGGCGGCCGAGGGCAACACCGGATGGGACGCCGACAGCGTCAACGCGGCGTTCAAGCGCTACGAGGACTTCGAGGACGGCGAGAACGCCTACCGCGGCGCCGGCGGCCCGATCAAGATCACCCGCAACAAGACGCCGCAGGAGGGCACCCTCCAGTTCATCCAGGCCACCGCCGACACCCTCGGGGTGAAGGTGCTCGACGACTACAACGCCGCCGAGCAGGAGGGCATCGCGCGGATGCAGCAGAACACTGCTGACGGGCTGCGGTACTCGTCGTCACGCGGCTACGTCCACCACCTCGCCCCGCGCACCCTCGAGCTGCAGACCGAGGTGCACGTCGCCAAGGTCGTCATCGACAACGGCCGCGCCACCGGCGTCGAGGTCATCGACCAGGGCAAGGGTGGCGGCACCCGCCGCTTCATCCGGGCCGGCAAGGAGGTCGTGCTCTCCGCCGGCTTCGCGAACACGCCCCAGCTGCTGATGCTCTCGGGCATCGGCCACGCCGACCACCTCGCGAGCGTCGGGATCGACTGCGTCGCGGACCTGCCCGTCGGCGACAACCTGCACGACCACCTGTTCCACCCGATGTCCTTCCACGTCCCGAGCGTGCAGTTCCGCGGCAACGCGTGGACCTTCTTCAAGGGCATGGCCAAGGACCTGACCCGCGGTGGCTCCTTCCTCGACAACTCGGTCTTCGAGTCCGTCGGCTTCGTGCGTACGTCGGCCGCCACCGACGTACCGGACCTCCAGCTGCACATGCTCCCGTGGGCCTACCCGAGCCCCAACCAGGACGAGCCGATCCGGCACATCCCCGACGGGCGCCCGTCGCTGACCGTCTTCTCGACGCTGATCTACCCCAAGAGCCGCGGCACGCTGCGCCTCGCGTCGTCCGACCCGACGGCCGCGCCGCTCATCGACTACGGCTTCTTCACCGACCCGGCCGACGTCGAGGTGCTCGCCGAGGGCACCGAGATGATCCGCGAGATCATGGCCTCCGCGGCGTTCGGTGGCGGGGTCAAGGAGGAGATCCACCCCGGGCCGTCGATCCCCAACGGCAAGGAGCTGCGGGTCGCGCTCAAGAACCGCTCGACGTCGGTCTACCACGGCGTCGGCACCTGCCGGATGGGCGTCGACGAGCGCGCGGTGGTCACGCCGGACCTGAAGGTCCGTGGCATCGAGGGGCTGCGCGTCGCGGACGCCTCGATCATGCCGAGCATCACCGGCGGCAACACCAACGCGCCGTGCTACATGATCGGCGAGAAGGCGGCCGAGCTCATCCTGGGCGGCGTCCGGTGGTGA
- a CDS encoding succinic semialdehyde dehydrogenase has translation MTTTRPASVTDELLERLVARVPGRSGATWKLTEVYTGEVLVELPQSTPEDIEEAFAKARAAQALWAQWPVAKRLEVFDRAHTLLVDNAHTTADLIQVESGKNRRMAIEETCDPPMVMSYYLKRAKRLLAPKKHGGPVPVVSGSTEIRVPKGVVGIIAPWNFPFATGLSDAIPALIAGNAVVVKPDNKTALSPLYGISLLEEAGLPKGLFQVVCGEGPDIGPTLIDNADYVMFTGSTATGRVIGERAGRNLIGCCLELGGKNPMIVLDDVNVEEWVEGTTFGVFGNTGQICMHIERIYLPESRYDELKSAFVERAANLRIGAAYDFGPEIGSLVSPDHRDRVASHVEDAVAKGATVLTGGRARPDIGPAFFEPTVLEGVTKDMLAGHTETFGPVVALYPYRTVDEAIHLANDTDYGLNASVWSGDLARAEAVAARIESGNVNINDALATAYASKGSPSGGVKKSGVGARHGDQGLLKYTDAKNVAVLKKQVMGPRPGQGYDAYVKQMLTSLKLMKKLRVR, from the coding sequence GTGACGACGACGCGTCCCGCCTCGGTCACCGACGAGCTCCTCGAGCGCCTGGTCGCCCGGGTCCCCGGCCGCTCCGGCGCGACCTGGAAGCTCACCGAGGTCTACACCGGCGAGGTCCTCGTCGAGCTGCCGCAGTCGACGCCCGAGGACATCGAGGAGGCGTTCGCGAAGGCACGCGCCGCGCAGGCGCTGTGGGCCCAGTGGCCCGTCGCCAAGCGGCTCGAGGTCTTCGACCGCGCCCACACGCTGCTCGTCGACAACGCCCACACGACCGCGGACCTGATCCAGGTCGAGAGCGGCAAGAACCGGCGGATGGCGATCGAGGAGACCTGCGACCCGCCGATGGTGATGTCGTACTACCTCAAGCGCGCCAAGAGGCTGCTCGCCCCCAAGAAGCACGGCGGCCCGGTGCCGGTCGTCTCCGGCTCGACCGAGATCCGCGTCCCCAAGGGCGTCGTCGGCATCATCGCGCCCTGGAACTTCCCGTTCGCGACGGGCCTCTCCGACGCGATCCCCGCGCTCATCGCCGGCAACGCCGTCGTGGTGAAGCCGGACAACAAGACCGCCCTGTCGCCGCTCTACGGCATCTCGCTGCTCGAGGAGGCGGGTCTGCCCAAGGGTCTGTTCCAGGTCGTCTGCGGCGAGGGCCCCGACATCGGCCCGACGTTGATCGACAACGCCGACTACGTCATGTTCACCGGCTCCACCGCGACCGGACGGGTGATCGGCGAGCGCGCGGGCCGCAACCTGATCGGCTGCTGCCTCGAGCTCGGCGGCAAGAACCCGATGATCGTGCTCGACGACGTCAACGTCGAGGAGTGGGTCGAGGGGACCACCTTCGGCGTCTTCGGCAACACCGGCCAGATCTGCATGCACATCGAGCGGATCTACCTCCCCGAGAGCCGGTACGACGAGCTCAAGTCCGCCTTCGTCGAGCGGGCCGCGAACCTGCGGATCGGGGCGGCGTACGACTTCGGGCCGGAGATCGGGTCCCTGGTCAGCCCCGACCACCGCGACCGGGTCGCCTCCCACGTCGAGGACGCGGTCGCCAAGGGCGCCACCGTCCTCACCGGCGGCCGGGCCCGGCCCGACATCGGCCCGGCCTTCTTCGAGCCGACCGTGCTCGAGGGCGTCACCAAGGACATGCTCGCCGGCCACACCGAGACCTTCGGCCCGGTCGTGGCGCTCTACCCCTATCGCACCGTCGACGAGGCGATCCACCTCGCCAACGACACCGACTACGGCCTCAACGCCTCGGTGTGGAGCGGGGACCTGGCCCGCGCGGAGGCCGTCGCGGCCCGGATCGAGTCCGGCAACGTCAACATCAACGACGCCCTCGCGACGGCGTACGCGTCGAAGGGGTCGCCGTCCGGCGGCGTCAAGAAGTCCGGCGTCGGCGCCCGCCACGGCGACCAGGGCCTGCTGAAGTACACCGACGCCAAGAACGTCGCCGTGCTCAAGAAGCAGGTCATGGGCCCGCGCCCCGGCCAGGGCTACGACGCCTACGTCAAGCAGATGCTGACCTCGCTCAAGCTGATGAAGAAGCTCCGCGTCCGCTGA
- a CDS encoding Hsp20/alpha crystallin family protein, with product MLLRTTDPFRDFDRLAGQLLGAGLGTTNRPAVMPMDAWRQGEQFVLEFDLPGISKESIDIDVERNVLTIRAERVAGNGDWQRLASERTHGQFSRQLVLGDNLDLERIEAAYENGVLRLVIPVAEKAKPRKIEIAGKSPAGDRDAIEA from the coding sequence ATGTTGCTGCGTACCACCGACCCGTTCCGTGACTTCGACCGGCTCGCCGGTCAGCTCCTGGGCGCCGGACTCGGTACGACGAACCGGCCGGCCGTGATGCCGATGGACGCCTGGCGGCAGGGCGAGCAGTTCGTGCTCGAGTTCGACCTGCCCGGCATCAGCAAGGAGAGCATCGACATCGACGTCGAGCGCAACGTGCTGACCATCAGGGCCGAGCGGGTCGCCGGCAACGGCGACTGGCAGCGGCTGGCGTCCGAGCGCACGCACGGCCAGTTCTCGCGTCAGCTCGTCCTCGGCGACAACCTCGACCTGGAGCGGATCGAGGCGGCGTACGAGAACGGTGTGCTGCGCCTGGTCATCCCCGTCGCGGAGAAGGCCAAGCCGCGCAAGATCGAGATCGCCGGCAAGTCCCCCGCGGGCGACCGCGACGCGATCGAGGCCTGA
- a CDS encoding MerR family transcriptional regulator, with the protein MNQGRTRDRGEHTRGVFAISVAAEMTSLQIQNLRVYERRGLLEPARSDGGTRLYSRADIETLHRIRDLLGEGLNLAGIARVLELEAEVARLRARLARPT; encoded by the coding sequence GTGAATCAAGGGCGGACGCGCGATCGTGGTGAGCACACGCGGGGCGTCTTCGCGATCTCGGTCGCGGCCGAGATGACCTCGCTGCAGATCCAGAACCTGCGCGTCTACGAACGGCGTGGACTGCTCGAGCCGGCCCGCAGTGACGGCGGCACCCGCCTCTACAGCCGGGCCGACATCGAGACCCTGCACCGGATCCGGGACCTGCTCGGCGAGGGGCTCAACCTCGCGGGCATCGCGCGGGTGCTCGAGCTCGAGGCCGAGGTCGCCCGGCTGCGGGCGCGCCTGGCGCGCCCGACCTGA
- a CDS encoding dioxygenase family protein — protein MTTDTSTRMPALYIGHGAPPLLDDPLWSSQLAAWAGDLPRPKAILIVSAHWESAPLSLTASGVPLVYDFGGFAPKYYQMTYETPDATAFAQRVAAMMPRTEPIHQHASRGLDHGAWVPLKIMYPAADIPVLQMSMPTHDPGRLMEIGRRLRPLRDEGVLIIGSGFLTHGLPFLTSWELDAAAPGWSSDFDAWAGEAMARGDVDELASYRDKAPGMPFAHPTVEHYTPLFVTLGAATDPTTPGDQVIDGFWMGLSKRSLQVA, from the coding sequence ATGACGACGGACACCAGCACCCGGATGCCGGCCCTCTACATCGGGCACGGCGCTCCCCCGCTCCTCGACGACCCGCTGTGGTCGAGCCAGCTCGCCGCCTGGGCCGGCGACCTCCCGCGACCGAAGGCGATCCTCATCGTCAGCGCGCACTGGGAGTCGGCGCCCCTGTCGCTCACCGCGAGCGGCGTGCCGCTGGTCTACGACTTCGGCGGGTTCGCGCCGAAGTACTACCAGATGACCTACGAGACGCCCGACGCCACGGCGTTCGCGCAGCGGGTGGCGGCGATGATGCCGCGCACCGAGCCGATCCACCAGCACGCCTCGCGCGGACTGGACCACGGCGCCTGGGTGCCACTGAAGATCATGTACCCCGCGGCCGACATCCCGGTGCTGCAGATGTCGATGCCCACCCACGACCCGGGCCGGCTGATGGAGATCGGCCGCCGGCTCCGGCCGCTGCGCGACGAGGGCGTGCTCATCATCGGCTCCGGCTTCCTGACCCACGGCCTGCCCTTCCTGACCTCCTGGGAGCTCGACGCCGCCGCCCCCGGCTGGTCGAGCGACTTCGACGCCTGGGCCGGCGAGGCGATGGCGCGCGGCGACGTCGACGAGCTGGCGTCGTACCGCGACAAGGCGCCGGGCATGCCGTTCGCGCACCCGACGGTGGAGCACTACACGCCGCTCTTCGTCACCCTCGGCGCCGCGACCGACCCGACCACGCCCGGCGACCAGGTGATCGACGGGTTCTGGATGGGCCTCTCGAAGCGGTCCCTGCAGGTCGCCTGA
- a CDS encoding uracil-DNA glycosylase, producing the protein MGALQGLVDQGLMAADWAEALAPVEDRVAALGQFLRAEIAAGRAYLPAGEHVFRAFRRPLADVRVLIVGQDPYPTPGHPIGLSFAVDRGVRPIPRSLVNIYQELANDVGFVSPGHGDLTGWAEQGVMLLNRVLTVRPGEPGSHRGQGWEHVTACAIQAVVRRAEAGAPIAAILWGRDAQTLKAHLGPIPSVESPHPSPLSASRGFFGSRPFSRVNALLVERGGQPVDWTLPA; encoded by the coding sequence GTGGGTGCTCTCCAGGGACTCGTCGACCAGGGCCTGATGGCCGCCGACTGGGCCGAGGCCCTCGCCCCGGTCGAGGACCGGGTCGCCGCGCTGGGGCAGTTCCTGCGCGCCGAGATCGCCGCGGGGCGCGCCTACCTGCCGGCCGGCGAGCACGTGTTCCGCGCCTTCCGGCGCCCACTGGCCGACGTACGCGTCCTCATCGTGGGCCAGGACCCGTACCCGACGCCCGGTCACCCGATCGGGCTCAGCTTCGCGGTCGACCGCGGGGTGCGGCCGATCCCGCGCAGCCTGGTGAACATCTACCAGGAGCTCGCCAACGACGTCGGCTTCGTCTCCCCCGGCCACGGCGACCTCACCGGCTGGGCCGAGCAGGGCGTGATGCTGCTCAACCGGGTGCTGACCGTGCGCCCCGGCGAGCCGGGCTCGCACCGCGGCCAGGGCTGGGAGCACGTCACGGCGTGCGCCATCCAGGCCGTCGTCCGCCGGGCGGAGGCGGGCGCGCCGATCGCCGCCATCCTGTGGGGCCGGGACGCGCAGACCCTCAAGGCCCATCTCGGCCCGATCCCGTCGGTCGAGTCGCCCCATCCCTCCCCGCTGTCGGCCTCGCGCGGCTTCTTCGGGTCGCGACCGTTCAGCCGGGTCAACGCGCTGCTCGTGGAGCGCGGCGGGCAGCCGGTCGACTGGACCCTGCCGGCCTGA
- a CDS encoding pyridoxal phosphate-dependent decarboxylase family protein, with the protein MTPDQIRARLAALQADDLPVHGGRTLAYVYDAGLAEVDALAREAVAAFAGSNGLDPTAFPSLLAMENELVSFARPLVDGPATMVGTLTSGGTESCLLAVQGARDARPEVRDPAIVVPDTVHAAFHKAGHYFGVRVVVVPTGPDHRADAAAMAAAVDDSTVLVVASAPSYADGVVDPVPEIAAAAAARGVRCHVDACIGGWVLPYAARLGRPVTPWTFAVEGVTSISTDLHKYAYAPKGASLLLHRDPALRRPQYFAHAGWPGYTMLNATLQSTRSGGPTAGAWATVQAIGDAGYLRLTEQALTATDAIAAGIAALPGLSLVAPPESTLVAAVADPDLDVFTVCDEMAERGWFVQPQLSYGERRPSLHVAISAATDPAAFLAALASSVDAAREAGPVPVDPGVADLLRTLDPATLGDAEFDLLLAAGGLAGDEGLGLPERMAPVNALLDVAPPALREAVLVAFLDRLARPFAPGT; encoded by the coding sequence TTGACGCCTGATCAGATCCGCGCGCGGCTGGCCGCGCTCCAGGCCGACGACCTGCCGGTCCACGGCGGGCGCACCCTCGCCTACGTCTACGACGCCGGGCTCGCCGAGGTCGACGCGCTCGCGCGCGAGGCGGTCGCCGCCTTCGCCGGCAGCAACGGCCTGGACCCGACGGCCTTCCCGAGCCTGCTCGCGATGGAGAACGAGCTGGTGTCCTTCGCCCGCCCCCTCGTCGACGGGCCGGCCACCATGGTGGGGACGCTGACCTCGGGCGGCACCGAGTCCTGTCTGCTCGCGGTCCAGGGCGCGCGCGACGCGCGGCCCGAGGTGCGCGACCCGGCGATCGTCGTACCCGACACGGTGCATGCGGCCTTCCACAAGGCCGGGCACTACTTCGGCGTGCGGGTGGTCGTGGTGCCGACCGGGCCCGACCACCGGGCCGACGCCGCCGCGATGGCGGCCGCCGTCGACGACTCGACGGTGCTCGTCGTGGCCAGCGCGCCGTCGTACGCCGACGGCGTGGTGGACCCCGTCCCCGAGATCGCCGCGGCCGCGGCGGCCCGCGGGGTGCGCTGCCACGTCGACGCCTGCATCGGCGGCTGGGTGCTGCCGTACGCCGCCCGGCTGGGTCGCCCGGTGACGCCGTGGACCTTCGCGGTCGAGGGGGTCACCTCGATCTCGACCGACCTCCACAAGTACGCCTACGCGCCGAAGGGCGCGTCGCTGCTGCTGCACCGGGATCCCGCGCTGCGCCGCCCGCAGTACTTCGCCCACGCCGGCTGGCCCGGCTACACCATGCTGAACGCGACGCTCCAGTCCACGCGCTCGGGCGGTCCGACCGCGGGCGCCTGGGCGACGGTCCAGGCCATCGGCGACGCCGGCTACCTCCGGCTCACCGAGCAGGCGCTGACCGCGACCGACGCGATCGCCGCCGGCATCGCGGCGTTGCCCGGACTCTCCCTCGTCGCGCCGCCGGAGTCGACGCTGGTCGCCGCGGTGGCGGACCCGGATCTCGACGTCTTCACCGTCTGCGACGAGATGGCCGAGCGCGGGTGGTTCGTCCAGCCCCAGCTGTCCTACGGCGAGCGCCGGCCGTCGCTGCACGTCGCGATCAGCGCGGCCACCGACCCCGCCGCCTTCCTGGCCGCGCTGGCGTCGTCGGTGGACGCCGCGCGGGAGGCCGGCCCGGTGCCGGTCGACCCGGGCGTCGCCGACCTGCTCCGCACGCTCGACCCGGCCACCCTCGGCGACGCCGAGTTCGACCTGCTGCTCGCGGCCGGCGGCCTCGCCGGCGACGAGGGGCTCGGCCTGCCGGAGCGGATGGCGCCGGTCAACGCACTGCTCGACGTCGCCCCGCCCGCACTGCGCGAGGCGGTCCTGGTCGCCTTCCTCGACCGGCTCGCCCGGCCGTTCGCACCCGGGACATAG
- a CDS encoding MFS transporter — protein sequence MSAPTTPLPRRVRIGYGAGSVATGAFGTVPGLMLLPYLTDTLAVPALLAGAIVFLPKAWDVVLNPVAGRISDRTVDPRGPRRPWLLRAGLLLGLCFAVLFAGPDLGSRAFDAAWVLVAFLACATAYAFFQVPYVAMPAEITDSYAERTRLMTWRVAILAFTILLAGASAPAIRDAVGGRDGYRVMGVVMAAIIVTGALLAYRGTRGARTGDVAPGPGGLRDQLRLVAAARDFRLLLVTFVVQALATGCMLAGVDYLAGDVLERDGASTVLFVCFVGPALLLTPAWAAIGRRIGKKRGYVTSSLVLAVGAALAVLAGSAPAAVVFAAVGLVGVGYAGVQVFPMAMLPDAAAVDARRTGSSRVGVYTGVWTAGETLGLALGPGLFAVVLALGSYRSSAGGDVVQPDSAVTAITLGFSVLPAILVLASLWWLRGYALDEREVDLVDA from the coding sequence GTGAGCGCCCCCACGACGCCGCTCCCCCGGCGGGTCCGGATCGGGTACGGCGCGGGCTCGGTCGCCACCGGCGCGTTCGGCACCGTCCCGGGACTGATGCTGCTGCCCTATCTCACCGACACCCTCGCCGTGCCGGCCCTCCTGGCGGGCGCGATCGTGTTCCTCCCGAAGGCGTGGGACGTCGTGCTCAACCCGGTCGCGGGACGGATCAGCGACCGCACCGTCGACCCGCGCGGCCCGCGACGCCCCTGGCTGCTGCGCGCCGGGCTGCTGCTGGGCCTGTGCTTCGCGGTGCTCTTCGCCGGGCCCGACCTCGGCTCGCGGGCGTTCGACGCGGCCTGGGTGCTGGTGGCCTTCCTGGCCTGCGCGACGGCGTACGCCTTCTTCCAGGTGCCCTATGTCGCGATGCCCGCCGAGATCACCGACTCCTACGCCGAGCGCACCCGCCTGATGACCTGGCGGGTCGCGATCCTGGCGTTCACGATCCTGCTCGCGGGCGCCAGTGCCCCGGCGATCCGGGACGCGGTCGGCGGCCGCGACGGCTACCGGGTGATGGGCGTGGTGATGGCCGCGATCATCGTCACCGGCGCCCTGCTCGCCTACCGCGGCACCCGTGGCGCACGGACCGGAGACGTGGCGCCCGGCCCCGGCGGCCTGCGCGACCAGCTCCGCCTGGTCGCGGCGGCGCGGGACTTCCGGCTGCTGCTGGTCACCTTCGTGGTGCAGGCCCTCGCCACCGGCTGCATGCTCGCGGGAGTCGACTACCTCGCGGGCGACGTGCTGGAGCGCGACGGCGCCTCGACCGTCCTGTTCGTCTGCTTCGTCGGGCCGGCGCTCCTGCTGACGCCCGCGTGGGCGGCGATCGGACGGCGGATCGGCAAGAAGCGCGGGTATGTCACGTCCTCGCTCGTGCTCGCCGTCGGCGCCGCCCTGGCGGTACTGGCCGGGTCCGCGCCGGCCGCGGTGGTCTTCGCCGCGGTGGGACTGGTCGGCGTCGGGTACGCCGGCGTCCAGGTGTTCCCGATGGCGATGCTGCCGGACGCGGCGGCGGTCGACGCGCGGCGTACCGGGTCCTCGCGGGTCGGCGTCTACACCGGCGTCTGGACGGCGGGCGAGACGCTCGGCCTGGCGCTGGGCCCGGGTCTGTTCGCGGTGGTGCTCGCGCTCGGCTCGTACCGCTCCAGCGCCGGCGGCGACGTGGTGCAGCCGGACTCCGCCGTCACCGCGATCACGCTCGGCTTCTCGGTCCTGCCGGCGATCCTGGTGCTCGCGAGCCTGTGGTGGCTGCGCGGCTACGCCCTCGATGAGAGAGAGGTCGACCTCGTTGACGCCTGA